A region from the Deltaproteobacteria bacterium genome encodes:
- a CDS encoding acyl carrier protein, with product MTKDIEAILWTYIRENYLPRGIDTAFNDDENLFDKGIIDSAGLISFVIHVEQRFGLTIPDEDLLPENFSTVRDIADYIRQRTGVLPPITPLQGVKNGKDKEMRDLGS from the coding sequence ATGACCAAAGACATCGAAGCGATTCTCTGGACATACATAAGGGAGAATTATCTCCCGAGGGGAATCGATACAGCCTTCAACGATGATGAGAACCTGTTCGATAAAGGGATAATAGATTCAGCTGGGCTAATTTCCTTCGTAATACATGTCGAGCAGAGGTTTGGCCTTACCATACCCGACGAGGACCTGCTTCCGGAGAATTTTTCGACGGTTAGAGATATTGCCGACTACATACGGCAAAGAACGGGGGTGCTGCCTCCTATAACTCCTCTTCAAGGAGTTAAGAATGGAAAAGACAAAGAAATGCGTGATTTGGGATCTTGA